A window from Diachasmimorpha longicaudata isolate KC_UGA_2023 chromosome 5, iyDiaLong2, whole genome shotgun sequence encodes these proteins:
- the LOC135163006 gene encoding bromodomain adjacent to zinc finger domain protein 2B isoform X9: MEKENSASGGGGGGDTTATTATPGSVASSVSDKLQADQANPLLDPSALFGAYWPRGDSAASSLFGGMPGGYGLGAHHLPSAYAMLGRGGAAPGFGGHTPASAPPPPPPPYSHASLGTLSVAASQAASLGINSASAAWWTMASHLAAQDYLARLQGAGLPGFPPGAESLLPPYPASLLNPPSLSSSSHKSSKSKSSKSHKPAATSSSSSTTNNNNSTTPSTHTSSLSVSQASVTTSHHNTTPTTSCNTTTTQANVVSSPPAKEGSDPSSILGGVRLPPDTEIIKYTSSIVGPKVPVQALSAHQTTPTTSSLVMEPRKFNRTPVSESSEYRDSVDRVEVIKLPAHSTNGSVLTAPPLYTMSNTSSNSNEADAPLNLSLKPASTSSSSPISGSQPLSQLSNLSQSLLASDRTSRRKPGPKPRRVPQNSVTVPASPSPSLAQLFTAADSPQRPSSGSEESETTPIHQKDGRPRNLGRGVSKPKKNTVASLLAQSRALGIKPTPTLDPNVPLSHQVSLLRSNILAAQLHASATGQIDEKGQRSLQEKMKNKLLEVSGEESNMDVTSESGSNTDVVTDTDDDNADGMPSAKRRKLNPSEKDLQVPLERGWKRETVIKGLGKTGVIKGDVTYYSPCGKTFRNNQDLFKFLEIQNPAELTTANFSFSSKPLVGEFLQPTMGLAEAEFVRLGAQEVARRLEELRAAGGFRDVRPTSQYERDKLAYAKKLAKEEAQRHKEQARLIKEQEKTERQEAVRREREIRNQQLLEGRKRLAFTIKQKMKIIQEIERGKSKSDVARELGLASSTVATIWKNRVSIAESWRNRDMMQTDSEMEQIGKKNILQNNVIVPGAMSTPPITTSPSIIALSSTPSSTCSSIPTSPSLNSQASVEIQQPQTQTLNQELLEARKKRQEEVEKIRMEEQQRKQQERELKRQQAVMLKEQMYMQELSKQREMLYTVELERERRRQHMGLIRSLENRRRMEEREKKRLEARAERLATKEKRAEQRKLEMELVEQIRKPVEDMELTDHKPLPPIKRIPRLKLSGEAFAEIVMVFEFLHNFGETLGFDMESLPSLKSLQLALLNDEEAEEEMLSVMTHLLVCAIEDPGIPQPARHTTGLGQSLRQADITHANISEVLRIYLYANATGEVKALTGVCLERERDKKFADHHQNGGDYPSTPSGKNAQFYEHLHNNETWKMSERLRDKPFLALNPTHKAQMLGFLCNELLQNKAVIRQIEGSLETVAQLKKERFVLDTKIRKLRQLHSRKVRMEAVGVIINKTGDTITIEKKEADEETNTSSTNNNPTIDTTPTPEEIHHEDEVEDMSENESEGTQPEEEEDKNLSAEELGKKLDKLLKQSEEQLQKLNGSSKQLRAHVFGQDRYWRRYWELPCAGGIFVEAMESAEPEVLELQAQLDEKWKGKIVEEKVEGVKGESNDDKKDHGESPSNDESEERVPLSRTVEIDPEANETPVKKEVNEALKTDDNLTSDAKTNVTSEEIKQETEMEVDPKIEKCEEKSETVNGDKCNHLHSLPNGKDINGGVGEVDMPWFSILPRETCDTSGPSSKQIFGIAEGAELRIPIFPPPASPGYERCDSPAPLILTQDEAAQLEYLKIHGLPPPGDAKPVPEDLRYGWWRIADVDTFQELLEHLHSRGVREKELKRTTWATMESFLAVTGKIHVDPGNTSATDLGGGEEEEDDDEEDEVPRPDNPRDWSEAVALRVDAQLLEQVEALEDKVANASMQVKGWKLPPRAGSEEADEIEKFNEMEKINAVEQARQRLLSLEAAIERRYLKPPLGVCTGDPNLAALKAEQAAAAANANSNSSDGGSAPPPPEETTPRGLNNWREATARAHTSAQLAMALYMLEASIAWDKSIMKAVSLIPARNTICLSLRNRSVSVKSTARYNLLLATSQASNCQFCHSGDNEDKLLLCDGCDRGYHTYCFRPKMENIPDGDWYCHECMNKATGERNCLVCGKRAGKNLVLCELCPRAYHTDCHNPVMPKMPRGKWYCSNCHSKQPKKRNSTRRSHNKSGGNTRDSESSDHPPASPTPSTASNTHGDDTNTSEPPTPTASPRKEPNARNLTKKQQRELAPCKLLLEQLEQQDEAWPFLLPVNTKQFPTYKKIIKTPMDLSTIKKKLQDTVYKSRDEFCADVRQMFINCEVFNEDDSPVGKAGHGMRSFFENRWTEITGAPPPHPQTHS; this comes from the exons ATGGAGAAGGAGAACTCCGCGTCGGGCGGAGGTGGGGGTGGAGATACAACAGCAACAACGGCAACACCGGGCTCGGTAGCCAGCTCCGTCTCTGATAAATTACAAGCGGATCAAGCTAACCCGCTCCTTGATCCCAGTGCGCTATTCGGtg CTTATTGGCCACGTGGCGATAGTGCAGCATCTTCACTGTTTGGTGGTATGCCTGGTGGTTATGGACTCGGTGCACATCATCTGCCCTCGGCCTATGCAATGCTGGGACGTGGTGGTGCAGCACCTGGTTTTGGTGGTCACACACCCGCATcagcaccaccaccaccgccaCCACCGTATTCACACGCGAGTCTTGGAACACTCAGTGTTGCTGCCAGTCAAGCAGCCAGTTTAG GTATAAATTCAGCAAGTGCAGCATGGTGGACAATGGCGTCCCACTTAGCAGCTCAGGATTATCTAGCCAGGTTACAAGGTGCTGGCTTACCTGGTTTTCCCCCAGGTGCTGAGAGCCTACTACCCCCGTATCCAGCATCACTGCTAAATCCACCGTCGCTATCGTCGTCGTCCCACAAGTCCAGTAAGT CTAAGTCAAGTAAGAGTCATAAACCAGCAGCGACCAGCAGTAGCAGCAGTACTACGAATAACAATAATTCCACGACACCGAGTACTCACACTAGTAGTTTGTCTGTAAGTCAAGCATCTGTAACAACGAGCCATCACAATACAACACCAACTACGAGTTGCAATACGACGACTACCCAGGCCAATGTTGTTAG TAGTCCTCCAGCGAAGGAAGGAAG TGATCCGAGCAGTATCCTGGGGGGCGTGAGACTTCCACCGGACACTGAAATCATAAAGTACACATCGAGTATTGTTGGACCAAAGGTTCCAG TGCAGGCACTCAGTGCTCATCAGACTACCCCAACTACCTCATCCCTGGTcatggagccgagaaaattcaaTCGTACACCAGTG AGTGAATCGAGTGAATACAGGGACTCCGTGGATCGTGTGGAAGTGATAAAACTACCGGCCCATTCAACCAACGGTTCAGTATTAACGGCTCCTCCATTGTACACCATGAGCAACACCAGCAGCAACTCCAACGAGGCTGACGCACCCCTGAATCTGTCATTGAAGCCAGCATCAACGAGCAGCAGTTCACCGATATCAGGCAGTCAACCTCTCAGTCAACTAAGCAATCTCAGTCAATCACTGTTGGCGTCCGATCGTACCT CCCGACGGAAACCAGGCCCCAAACCACGACGGGTTCCACAAAACTCGGTAACAGTGCCAGCATCGCCGAGCCCCTCGCTCGCTCAGCTGTTCACTGCCGCTGATTCCCCACAACGTCCCAGCAGCGGAAGTGAGGAGAGTGAAACAACTCCGATACACCAGAAAGACGGTAGACCAAGAAATTTGGGACGCGGTGTATCGAAACCCAAGAAAAATACAGTGGCATCGTTATTGGCTCAGAGTCGTGCTCTGGGGATAAAACCCACCCCAACACTGGATCCAAATGTACCATTGTCCCATCAAGTATCGTTACTTAGATCTAATATACTTGCTGCGCAATTACATGCGTCAGCAACCGGTCAAATTGATGAGAAGGGTCAA CGTTCCTtgcaggaaaaaatgaagaacaaaTTGCTTGAGGTTTCCGGTGAGGAAAGTAACATGGACGTGACAAGTGAGAGTGGTAGTAATACGGATGTTGTCACTGATACCGATGATGATAATGCGGATGGCATGCCGAGTGCTAAAAGACGAAAATTGAATCCCAGTGAGAAGGATCTACAGGTACCTCTGGAAAGGGGTTGGAAGAGGGAGACGGTTATCAAGGGGTTGGGGAAAACTGGGGTCATTAAGGGAGATGTTACTTACTACAGCCCTTGTGGAAAGACCTTCAGAAATAATCAGGACTTATTCAAG TTTTTGGAGATTCAAAACCCAGCAGAACTGACAACCGCCAACTTCTCGTTTTCATCGAAACCTCTCGTTGGGGAATTCCTCCAGCCAACAATGGGTTTGGCCGAGGCTGAATTCGTGAGACTGGGAGCTCAGGAAGTAGCCCGAAGGCTGGAGGAACTCAGAGCGGCGGGGGGATTTCGAGATGTGAGGCCAACAAGTCAATATGAGAGAGACAAGTTGGCATATGCTAAGAAACTGGCGAAGGAGGAGGCACAGAGACACAAAGAGCAAGCTAG ATTGATAAAGGAACAGGAAAAGACTGAGAGGCAGGAAGCTGTGCGACGAGAACGCGAGATTAGGAATCAGCAGCTCCTGGAG GGTCGGAAGAGGCTTGCGTTCACGATAAAACAGAAGATGAAGATCATACAGGAAATAGAACGTGGAAAGAGTAAGAGCGATGTGGCAAGGGAATTGGGTCTGGCTAGCAGTACAGTCGCTACAATCTGGAAAAATCGTGTCAGTATAGCTGAGAGCTGGAGAAATCGTGATATGATGCAAACAGACAGTGAAATGGAGCaaattggaaagaaaaatatactaCAGAATAATGTTATTGTCCCTGGAGCAATGTCAACACCTCCGATAACTACATCACCATCGATAATAGCCCTGTCAAGTACACCATCGTCTACATGTAGCTCAATTCCAACATCACCATCGCTGAATTCACAGGCATCAGTGGAGATCCAGCAACCACAGACACAAACGCTTAACCAGGAACTCCTGGAG gcgagaaaaaaaaggcaGGAGGAAGTTGAGAAAATTCGGATGGAGGAGCAACAACGAAAACAACAG GAACGCGAACTGAAACGTCAACAGGCAGTGATGCTGAAAGAACAG ATGTACATGCAGGAGCTCAGCAAGCAGCGCGAGATGCTCTACACCGTCGAGTTG GAGCGTGAGAGGAGACGGCAGCATATGGGGCTGATACGATCCTTGGAGAATCGTCGGCGGATggaggaacgtgagaaaaaacGTCTGGAGGCACGCGCCGAAAGGCTTGCCACCAAGGAGAAGCGCGCTGAACAGAGAAAACTCGAGATGGAACTGGTGGAGCAGATCAGGAAGCCGGTGGAGGACATGGAACTGACAG ATCATAAACCCCTACCCCCGATAAAACGCATTCCCCGGCTGAAGCTCTCTGGGGAAGCCTTTGCAGAAATAGTAATGgtctttgaatttcttcacaacTTCGGGGAAACCCTGGGCTTCGACATGGAGTCTCTGCCCTCCCTAAAGAGTCTTCAGCTAGCCCTCCTGAATGATGAGGAGGCCGAGGAAGAGATGCTCTCTGTGATGACGCACCTGCTGGTCTGTGCGATAGAGGACCCGGGTATTCCCCAGCCAGCGCGTCACACGACAGGCCTCGGCCAGTCCCTCCGTCAAGCCGACATCACCCATGCCAACATCAGCGAGGTCCTTAGGATCTACCTCTATGCCAATGCAACAGGTGAAGTTAAAGCCCTGACAGGCGTTTGTTTGGAACGCGaacgagataaaaaattcGCTGATCACCATCAAAACGGGGGGGACTATCCCTCCACTCCATCAGGAAAGAATGCCCAATTTTACGAGCACCTGCACAACAACGAAACCTGGAAGATGTCGGAGAGATTGCGAGACAAGCCCTTCCTGGCGCTTAATCCAACGCACAAAGCTCAAATGCTGGGTTTTCTCTGCAATGAATTGCTTCAAAATAAAGCTGTGATACGTCAAATTGAGGGGAGCCTGGAGACAGTGGCCCAGCTGAAGAAGGAGCGTTTTGTCCTTGACACGAAAATCCGAAAGCTGCGACAGTTGCATAGTAGAAAGGTCCGGATGGAAGCTGTTGGAGTGATCATCAACAAAACAGGTGATACGATAACAATTGAGAAGAAAGAGGCCGATGAAGAGACAAACACATCAAGTACGAATAATAATCCTACGATAGATACAACCCCAACTCCAGAAGAGATTCACCACGAGGACGAGGTGGAAGACATGTCTGAGAATGAATCAGAAGGTACACAGccagaggaggaggaggacaaGAATCTTTCAGCTGAGGAGCTTGGAAAAAAACTTGATAAACTTCTGAAACAGTCTGAGGAGCAATTGCAGAAGCTCAATGGCTCCTCAAAGCAGCTTCGAGCCCACGTTTTCGGGCAAGACAGGTATTGGAGGAGATACTGGGAGCTCCCTTGCGCTGGGGGCATTTTCGTGGAGGCGATGGAGAGTGCGGAGCCAGAGGTGTTGGAGTTGCAGGCTCAACTCGATGAGAAGTGGAAGGGAAAAATAGTCGAGGAGAAGGTTGAGGGGGTGAAGGGTGAAAGTAATGATGATAAAAAGGATCATGGGGAGTCCCCCAGCAACGATGAATCAGAGGAAAGAGTTCCGTTGTCCAGGACTGTTGAGATCGATCCTGAGGCTAATGAGACTCCTGTAAAGAAGGAGGTGAATGAGGCTCTGAAAACTGATGACAACCTAACGAGTGATGCCAAGACTAATGTCACTTCGGAGGAGATAAAGCAGGAGACTGAGATGGAAGTTGACCCTAAAATTGAAAAGTGCGAGGAGAAAAGTGAGACTGTCAATGGTGATAAGTGTAATCATCTTCACAGTCTGCCCAATGGGAAGGATATTAATGGGGGTGTTGGTGAGGTAGATATGCCCTGGTTCTCCATACTGCCTAGGGAGACTTGTGACACATCGGGACCGAGCAGTAAACAGATATTTGGAATAGCTGAGGGCGCTGAGTTGCGGATTCCAATTTTCCCACCGCCAGCTAGTCCAGGTTACGAGCGTTGTGACAGTCCAGCGCCTCTGATTTTAACACAGGACGAGGCAGCGCAGCTGGAATATCTGAAGATTCATGGGCTGCCACCACCAGGCGATGCTAAACCTGTTCCTGAGGATTTGAGGTACGGCTGGTGGAGGATCGCTGATGTTGACACCTTCCAAGAGCTTCTGGAGCACCTGCATTCGCGAGGAGTGAGGGAGAAGGAGCTGAAGAGGACGACTTGGGCCACTATGGAGTCCTTCCTCGCTGTTACTGGGAAGATCCATGTGGATCCTGGGAATACTTCGGCGACTGATCTGGGAGgcggggaggaggaggaggacgaCGACGAGGAGGACGAGGTACCCAGACCGGATAATCCGAGAGATTGGAGTGAGGCTGTGGCTCTCAGAGTCGATGCGCAACTATTGGAGCAGGTGGAGGCACTCGAGGACAAGGTGGCTAATGCCAGCATGCAGGTGAAGGGGTGGAAACTACCGCCCAGGGCGGGGAGTGAAGAGGCGGATGAAATTGAGAAGTTCAATGAGATGGAGAAAATCAATGCTGTGGAGCAGGCTAGGCAGAGATTGCTCTCGTTGGAGGCCGCTATCGAGAGGAGATATTTGAAACCACCACTGGGGGTCTG cACTGGCGACCCAAACTTGGCAGCTCTCAAAGCAGAACAAGCAGCTGCAGCAGCAAACGCAAATTCGAACTCGTCAGACGGTGGATCAGCCCCACCTCCACCCGAGGAAACAACACCACGTGGTTTGAACAATTGGCGTGAAGCAACAGCGCGTGCACACACATCAGCACAACTGGCAATGGCCCTCTACATGCTCGAGGCTAGCATCGCTTGGGACAAGAGCATCATGAAGGCTGTGAGTCTAATCCCAGCTAGAAACACAATCTGCTTGAGTCTACGCAATCGCAGTGTCTCGGTTAAATCTACTGCTCGATACAATCTACTTTTGGCTACTTCTCAGGCCTCT AATTGCCAGTTTTGCCACAGTGGTGACAATGAAGACAAATTGCTCTTGTGCGATGGTTGTGATCGTGGATATCATACTTATTGCTTCCGTCCAAAAATGGAGAACATTCCTGATGGTGATtg GTATTGTCACGAATGTATGAATAAAGCGACCGGTGAGAGAAACTGTCTGGTGTGTGGTAAAAGGGCTGGCAAGAATCTGGTGCTCTGTGAGTTGTGCCCTCGAGCTTATCACACCGATTGCCATAACCCCGTGATGCCTAAG ATGCCAAGAGGCAAATGGTATTGCTCCAACTGTCACAGTAAACAGCCAAAGAAACGTAACAGTACAAGAAGGAGTCACAATAAAAGTGGAGGCAACACCAGAGACAGTGAAAGTTCCGATCATCCGCCCGCTAG TCCAACGCCTTCAACGGCATCAAATACCCATGGTGATGATACTAATACCTCGGAACCACCAACACCAACGGCATCACCACGTAAAGAGCCTAATGCCAGGAATTTAACAAAGAAACAACAACGTGAATTAGCACCTTGTAAATTACTGCTTGAACAGTTGGAGCAACAGGATGAAGCATGGCCTTTTCTGCTGCCAGTTAATACTAAACAATTTCCgacttataaaaaaattattaaaacacCGATGGACCTCAGTactataaagaaaaaactgcAAGATACTGT ATATAAATCACGTGATGAATTTTGCGCTGACGTACGTCAAATGTTCATAAATTGTGAGGTATTTAATGAGGATGACAGTCCAGTTGGCAAAGCCGGCCACGGTATGCGAAGTTTCTTTGAAAATCGTTGGACCGAAATAACGGGTGCACCACCGCCTCATCCACAAACCCATAGCTGA